The window GTGGGTGACTCCGCCCTTTGAGCCCACCGTGCGCGACGGCCGCATCTACGCGCGCGGCAGCACCGACGACAAGGGACAGGCCTACGCCCACGTGAAGGGCGCTGAACTGCTGCTCTCGCAGGGCGAGTTACCGGTGAACGTGAAATTCCTGCTGGAAGGCGAGGAAGAAATCGGCAGCCCGAACCTGGAGGCCTACCTGCGCGAGCACGCCGCCGAACTGAAGGCCGACGTGATCCTGATCAGCGACGGCAGCCGCTTTGCCCCGGACGTGCCCACCATCACCTATGGCGTGCGCGGCCTGAGCTACGTGGAAATTCACGTGCAGGGCGCGAACCGCGATCTGCACAGTGGGTCGTACGGCGGCGCGGCCCCCAACCCCATCAATGCGCTGTGCGAGATCATCGCGCGGCTCAAGGACGACCAGGGCCGCGTGACCATCCCCGGCTTTTACGACGGCATTGACGAATTGACCGAGGACGAGCGCCAGATGTGGGCCAGCCTCCCCCACAGCGACGAGGACTTTGCCGGCAGCATCGGTGTGCCCTCACTGCCCGGCGAGGCGGGCTATTCCACCCTGGAGCGCCTGTGGGGTCGCCCCACGCTGGACGTGAACGGCATCTGGGGCGGCTACCAGGGCGAGGGCAGCAAGACCGTAATCGCCGCCAAGGCGGGTGCCAAGGTCAGCATGCGGCTGGTGCCCGGCCAGGACCCGGAGCGCATCACGGGGCTGATTGCCGACTACGTGCCCAAGATCGCCCCGGCGGGCGTGAGCGCCAAGGTGGTGCCGCACCACGGCGGGCGGCCCTTCAAGTTCGACCTGAACAGTCCCTTTAACAAAGCCGCCAACCGCGCCCTGAAGCGCGTGTATGGCCGCGAAGCCGTGTTTGCCCGCACGGGCGGCAGCATTCCGATTGTGGCGGCCTTTAACGACATTCTGCAGGCCCCGGTGCTGTTCGTGGACCTGGGCCTGAACGAAGACGCCCCCCACAGCCCCAACGAGAGCTTTGCCGTGCAGGACTACTTCAACGGGATTCTGACGAGCGCGTATCTGCTGCAGGAGCTGGGGCAGTGACAGGAAGCAGTGCGCGGTGTGCGGTGCGCGGTCACTGCGTCCCGCGCCCTGCCGCCTGCATCCCTGGCGCGGAGCGCCTGTGAACCTCGCCTTCCTCGCCTCGCACGGGGGCAGCGCGGCGCGGCACCTGACCGAAGCGTGCCGGCGCGGCGAGCTGCAGGCGGCGCCAGTGGCGCTGGTGAGCAACAACAGCCGCAGCCCCGCACTGGCCTGGGCGCAGGCGGCGGGGCTGCGCACGGCGCACCTCAGCAGCGCGAAATACCCTGATCCCAACGAGCTGGACGCCGCCATTCTGGGCTTCTTGCAGGACGCGGGGGCGGACACGCTGGTGCTCAGCGGCTACATGCGCGAGATCGGGCCCCGGGTGCTCTCGCACTTTGCGGGGCGGCTGCTGAACATTCACCCCAGCCTGCTCCCGCGCCACGGCGGGCGGGGCATGTACGGGGACCGGGTGCATGAAAGCGTGCTGGCGGCCGGCGACACCGAAAGCGGCGCCACCGTGCATCTGGTCACCGCCGGCATTGACGAGGGCCCCATGCTGGCGCAGGCCCGGGTGCCGGTGCTGCCGGGCGACACCCTGGACACCCTGAAAGCCCGCGTGCAGGCGGTGGAGGGCGAGCTGATGCTGCGCGCGGTGCAGGCCCTGGCGGCGCAGGCGGCCGTGCGGGCCACACCATGAAACGCAAGGTCTTCGATCTGCGGCAGTGGGCGCGCGTGCGCCGCTGTACCGAGAGCGTGCTGCGGGTGCCCGGCCACGTGATCGTGGATCTGGCGATTCATGAGGTGACGGGCCCCAAGGACGTGCCTTTCGGAGACCAGACCATCCGCGTGGTGGACCACGGCTACCGCTGGGTGCGCGTTCACCCCACCGGCAGCGGCGAGGGCGTGCCCGGCAGCGCCCTGAGCGCGATGCTGGACGAGGGCGGGCAACTGGTTCAGCTGTACGTGGACCTGCACGGCGGCGAGGGGCTGACCGATGCGGGCCTGCCCTGGCACGACGATCTGTACCTGGACGTGATTGCCAACTGGGTAGTGGATGAGCGCGGCCACGGGCAGGTGACCGAAGCGCACATCATTGACCGTGAAGACCTGGACGACGCGGTGCGGGCGGGGCTGGTGGACGCCGCGCAGGCCGAAGCCACCTGGACCCATGCCGCGCAGGTGCGCGCCGAATTGCTGGCTGGGACCTACCCGCCGCTGGCGGTGCTGCGGCGGTATCTGGAAGACCCGTACACCTGAGCCGGAGGGTGGAGGGGGCGCCGATGAAGCAGGGGCGCCTTGTTTCATGTCGGGTGGAAGAGGAGAGGTTGAAGGGGGCTCAGGCCAGCCATCGAAGGCAGCCCGGAGCCTGTTGCTGACGCCGATAAACCACAGTTCGGCCCCGTCCCCGGCCACCTTTCGGTGTTGACCGCTTTCGCCCTTTCCCCTCAATGGCGGGGGGCGCTGGTTCGAGTCATGGCGCGCGCCGGGTGCAGGCCGCGCACCACCCGCGTCATGGCGGCCACGCAGTTGCGCCCGGCGGCCTTGGCGCGGTACAGCTGCTCGTCGGCGGCGCGCAGCACCTCGGCCCGGTCGCCGCTGAGGGGGGTCAGGCCGCCCGAGACGGTCACGCTTTCACCGGGCAACTGGGCGCGGGTGGCCACCTGCAACTGCACGCAGCGCAGGATGTGCTCGGCCACGGCGAAGGCGGCGTCTTCGTGGCATTCGCCCAGCACCACCGCGAATTCCTCGCCGCCCAGCCGGTACACGCCGTCGCTGGTCCGCACCGCCCCGCGCAGGGTGGCCCCCACGATCACCAGCACCTGATCGCCCACCTCGTGCCCATACGAGTCGTTCACTTGCTTGAAGTGGTCCAGGTCCAGCATCAGCAGGTAGGCGGGCTGGCGCGCGTGGGCAAAATCTTCTTCAAAGCGGCGGCGGTTGGCGCAGCCTGTCAGGCTGTCCACGTACGCGAGGTCTTCCAGTTGCAGGGTGCGCTGGGCCGCGCGCAGCCGTCCCTGCTGAATGCTGTGGGCCACCACCAGCCCCACGCTGCTGAACAGGGTCAGTGCTCCGTA of the Deinococcus aquaedulcis genome contains:
- a CDS encoding dipeptidase, whose amino-acid sequence is MTSPDLSALLNREQAQAELFDLLRIPSVSADPTRGADMARAAEFLRAKLAALGFAARVDATAGHPVVYAEHLQAPGKPTVLIYGHYDVQPEAPLEEWVTPPFEPTVRDGRIYARGSTDDKGQAYAHVKGAELLLSQGELPVNVKFLLEGEEEIGSPNLEAYLREHAAELKADVILISDGSRFAPDVPTITYGVRGLSYVEIHVQGANRDLHSGSYGGAAPNPINALCEIIARLKDDQGRVTIPGFYDGIDELTEDERQMWASLPHSDEDFAGSIGVPSLPGEAGYSTLERLWGRPTLDVNGIWGGYQGEGSKTVIAAKAGAKVSMRLVPGQDPERITGLIADYVPKIAPAGVSAKVVPHHGGRPFKFDLNSPFNKAANRALKRVYGREAVFARTGGSIPIVAAFNDILQAPVLFVDLGLNEDAPHSPNESFAVQDYFNGILTSAYLLQELGQ
- the purN gene encoding phosphoribosylglycinamide formyltransferase; this translates as MNLAFLASHGGSAARHLTEACRRGELQAAPVALVSNNSRSPALAWAQAAGLRTAHLSSAKYPDPNELDAAILGFLQDAGADTLVLSGYMREIGPRVLSHFAGRLLNIHPSLLPRHGGRGMYGDRVHESVLAAGDTESGATVHLVTAGIDEGPMLAQARVPVLPGDTLDTLKARVQAVEGELMLRAVQALAAQAAVRATP
- a CDS encoding DUF402 domain-containing protein, translating into MKRKVFDLRQWARVRRCTESVLRVPGHVIVDLAIHEVTGPKDVPFGDQTIRVVDHGYRWVRVHPTGSGEGVPGSALSAMLDEGGQLVQLYVDLHGGEGLTDAGLPWHDDLYLDVIANWVVDERGHGQVTEAHIIDREDLDDAVRAGLVDAAQAEATWTHAAQVRAELLAGTYPPLAVLRRYLEDPYT
- a CDS encoding GGDEF domain-containing protein, encoding MLNELLLNLALLMAGVLLLARLDRPGPPQPRLLPLSLLGASGLGLLLMYNAVPVAPGLLLDLRSVVVALAAQRYGVLAGLAVALPLAAYRWLLGGAGVGPALLNLVLVAVLAGSNTGWLRRVPWSPDDDLRRQWWVPLRVFAVANLAVFPGFALAQRPLPDALLTYGALTLFSSVGLVVAHSIQQGRLRAAQRTLQLEDLAYVDSLTGCANRRRFEEDFAHARQPAYLLMLDLDHFKQVNDSYGHEVGDQVLVIVGATLRGAVRTSDGVYRLGGEEFAVVLGECHEDAAFAVAEHILRCVQLQVATRAQLPGESVTVSGGLTPLSGDRAEVLRAADEQLYRAKAAGRNCVAAMTRVVRGLHPARAMTRTSAPRH